One genomic region from Lineus longissimus chromosome 6, tnLinLong1.2, whole genome shotgun sequence encodes:
- the LOC135489680 gene encoding uncharacterized protein LOC135489680 isoform X2: MYHSFHANNYLELKVFFDLTVIETRRQTGAMSKFILWLLCLLMLESAFSGTLVESTQDVAVVVAATPSHYYTPVLPADALGLRHIVLTNMKYPKSKTLYSVMALYDCTKVKIHGESSVDISTEKQINAYEIFQVIKALDLTGTQILADKPVAVFAGDSDSTWQILPVEQWGQTYVFYSTQKNVGKRYFKVLSAKGDTVCTNVMRSGATISKLGTIIAVSQITKMECTDEVLVAELRGNREVLVSETRDTGLSILSLFPATALFLDNFQLVFWTFQYAVTICIPSDTIGNVQVDGKSEATPAKIGTISGYDIFSLGTFEGKHWFSHPTVKFGLTVTFYDTNSEAREYVSHSNTMIGLQKNTLKSATDNFCQDQTTTTTSAAPTFGESGGSGGGGASVSTAITVMEADPLVKTKYLAVILGVCGGVPFLIVGCVALHAMIASRLSRGKKKRTVNPAADLSE, from the exons ATGTATCATAGTTTTCACGCAAACAATTATTTGGaattaaaagtttttttcgattTGACGGTAATTGAAACACGAAGACAAACCGGAGCAATGTCGAAATTCATTTTGTGGTTGCTTTGCTTGCTAATGTTGGAGAGCGCTTTCTCAG GTACTCTCGTGGAGTCCACACAGGACGTAGCGGTCGTTGTAGCCGCCACGCCGAGCCACTACTACACGCCAGTCCTGCCCGCCGATGCCCTCGGACTCCGCCACATAGTCCTGACCAATATGAAGTACCCGAAGTCCAAAACGCTTTACTCTGTCATGGCACTTTATGATTGTACCAAAGTGAAGATTCATGGGGAGAGTTCCGTTGACATTTCTACAGAAAAACAAATTAATGCTTATGAGATATTCCAG GTGATTAAGGCATTGGACCTGACTGGGACGCAGATTCTGGCAGATAAGCCCGTAGCTGTCTTCGCAGGGGACTCAGATTCCACCTGGCAGATTCTACCCGTCGAACAGTGGGGCCAGACCTACGTCTTTTACTCGACACAGAAAAACGTTGGAAAGAGATACTTCAAAGTTTTGT CAGCAAAGGGCGACACGGTTTGCACGAACGTTATGAGGAGTGGCGCCACCATCAGCAAGCTGGGAACGATCATTGCTGTATCCCAAATCACCAAGATGGAGTGCACAGATGAAGTTTTGGTTGCCGAACTGAGAGGCAACCGTGAGGTGTTGGTCTCAGAAACGAGAGACACTGGTCTGAGCATATTGTCTCTCTTCCCTGCCACTGCGCTCTTTCTGGACAATTTTCAGCTCGTGTTTTGGACTTTTCAATACGCTGTCACAATTTGCATTCCGAGTGACACTATCGGAAATGTACAGGTGGATGGGAAGTCAGAAGCCACACCCGCCAAAATAGGAACAATCAGTGGATATGATATATTTTCGCTTGGAACTTTTGAGGGAAAACATTGGTTTTCTCACCCGACAGTGAAATTTGGTCTGACTGTTACTTTTTATGACACAAACAGTGAGGCAAGAGAGTATGTTTCTCATTCGAACACAATGATTGGTCTTCAGAAAAATACACTGAAAAGCGCGACGGATAATTTTTGTCAAGACCAAACGACGACCACAACATCAGCAGCACCGACATTTGGAGAGTCGGGTGGATCCGGAGGTGGAGGTGCTTCTGTCTCCACCGCGATTACTGTGATGGAGGCAGACCCCCTCGTTAAGACAAAATACCTTGCCGTTATATTAGGCGTGTGTGGTGGCGTTCCATTCCTTATCGTTGGGTGTGTTGCCTTGCATGCCATGATTGCTAGTCGTCTGTCGCGAGGAAAGAAAAAGCGGACGGTGAACCCGGCGGCGGACCTCTCGGAATAA
- the LOC135489680 gene encoding uncharacterized protein LOC135489680 isoform X1, whose amino-acid sequence MLVKLLIATHCVLGPGSNFGRQFLISLNADFVPSGVKIVIYAKNDVTSAATVKVSWPNNHGSLSRTFTLQVGEKTILGVKDISMCGATEMCDKGTLVESTQDVAVVVAATPSHYYTPVLPADALGLRHIVLTNMKYPKSKTLYSVMALYDCTKVKIHGESSVDISTEKQINAYEIFQVIKALDLTGTQILADKPVAVFAGDSDSTWQILPVEQWGQTYVFYSTQKNVGKRYFKVLSAKGDTVCTNVMRSGATISKLGTIIAVSQITKMECTDEVLVAELRGNREVLVSETRDTGLSILSLFPATALFLDNFQLVFWTFQYAVTICIPSDTIGNVQVDGKSEATPAKIGTISGYDIFSLGTFEGKHWFSHPTVKFGLTVTFYDTNSEAREYVSHSNTMIGLQKNTLKSATDNFCQDQTTTTTSAAPTFGESGGSGGGGASVSTAITVMEADPLVKTKYLAVILGVCGGVPFLIVGCVALHAMIASRLSRGKKKRTVNPAADLSE is encoded by the exons ATGCTTGTAAAATTACTTATAGCTACTCATTGTGTTTTAGGTCCAGGCTCTAACTTCGGTCGACAGTTCCTTATATCCCTGAACGCCGACTTTGTTCCAAGTGGCGTCAAAATAGTAATCTACGCCAAAAATGATGTAACGTCAGCAGCGACGGTCAAAGTTTCGTGGCCGAATAATCATGGCTCTCTATCGCGAACATTCACACTTCAAGTTGGGGAAAAGACTATATTGGGAGTAAAAGATATTTCGATGTGCGGTGCTACGGAAATGTGTGACAAAG GTACTCTCGTGGAGTCCACACAGGACGTAGCGGTCGTTGTAGCCGCCACGCCGAGCCACTACTACACGCCAGTCCTGCCCGCCGATGCCCTCGGACTCCGCCACATAGTCCTGACCAATATGAAGTACCCGAAGTCCAAAACGCTTTACTCTGTCATGGCACTTTATGATTGTACCAAAGTGAAGATTCATGGGGAGAGTTCCGTTGACATTTCTACAGAAAAACAAATTAATGCTTATGAGATATTCCAG GTGATTAAGGCATTGGACCTGACTGGGACGCAGATTCTGGCAGATAAGCCCGTAGCTGTCTTCGCAGGGGACTCAGATTCCACCTGGCAGATTCTACCCGTCGAACAGTGGGGCCAGACCTACGTCTTTTACTCGACACAGAAAAACGTTGGAAAGAGATACTTCAAAGTTTTGT CAGCAAAGGGCGACACGGTTTGCACGAACGTTATGAGGAGTGGCGCCACCATCAGCAAGCTGGGAACGATCATTGCTGTATCCCAAATCACCAAGATGGAGTGCACAGATGAAGTTTTGGTTGCCGAACTGAGAGGCAACCGTGAGGTGTTGGTCTCAGAAACGAGAGACACTGGTCTGAGCATATTGTCTCTCTTCCCTGCCACTGCGCTCTTTCTGGACAATTTTCAGCTCGTGTTTTGGACTTTTCAATACGCTGTCACAATTTGCATTCCGAGTGACACTATCGGAAATGTACAGGTGGATGGGAAGTCAGAAGCCACACCCGCCAAAATAGGAACAATCAGTGGATATGATATATTTTCGCTTGGAACTTTTGAGGGAAAACATTGGTTTTCTCACCCGACAGTGAAATTTGGTCTGACTGTTACTTTTTATGACACAAACAGTGAGGCAAGAGAGTATGTTTCTCATTCGAACACAATGATTGGTCTTCAGAAAAATACACTGAAAAGCGCGACGGATAATTTTTGTCAAGACCAAACGACGACCACAACATCAGCAGCACCGACATTTGGAGAGTCGGGTGGATCCGGAGGTGGAGGTGCTTCTGTCTCCACCGCGATTACTGTGATGGAGGCAGACCCCCTCGTTAAGACAAAATACCTTGCCGTTATATTAGGCGTGTGTGGTGGCGTTCCATTCCTTATCGTTGGGTGTGTTGCCTTGCATGCCATGATTGCTAGTCGTCTGTCGCGAGGAAAGAAAAAGCGGACGGTGAACCCGGCGGCGGACCTCTCGGAATAA